A single genomic interval of Terriglobus albidus harbors:
- a CDS encoding glycosyltransferase family 4 protein encodes MKICHAVYSLEMGGAEVLVAQLCRQQKAEGHEVSVCAYSKLGSVGEALRSEGFEIFVPGEGHPLKTMWRYLHYFRRIKPDVVHCHNPAPTLQAAFPARLAGARCILSTRHSLVAPPYDMKEEKKYKLMARSCDWIVGVCETTCENLRGIPSAQVNKIVRVYNGSAPIVRIVDNLPQAAELRLLFVGRLAEIKDLPTLLRAVAIARKRVPGLRLSIVGDGPARKGLEQFTRDLAIDDCVTFWGQHLDTARFFSEADVFAMSSVSEGLPMSMLQAMSSGVPIVATDVGGMAEVVRFSEGGLLSPVKDSAAMARSIERFALSRDLRRQCSEKARFCYQQNFTLEAMSRSYMELYRA; translated from the coding sequence ATGAAGATTTGTCACGCTGTTTACAGCCTTGAGATGGGTGGAGCAGAGGTTCTTGTTGCGCAGCTTTGCCGGCAACAAAAAGCGGAAGGCCACGAAGTGAGCGTGTGCGCTTACAGCAAGCTTGGCAGCGTAGGAGAGGCATTGCGATCCGAAGGCTTCGAGATTTTTGTACCCGGAGAGGGGCATCCACTGAAGACGATGTGGAGGTATTTGCATTACTTCCGCCGCATCAAGCCGGATGTGGTGCACTGTCACAACCCTGCGCCTACGCTTCAGGCGGCGTTTCCAGCTCGCCTGGCTGGAGCCCGATGTATTCTCTCTACGCGGCATAGCCTGGTTGCTCCTCCGTACGATATGAAGGAAGAGAAAAAGTACAAACTCATGGCCCGAAGCTGCGACTGGATCGTTGGAGTGTGCGAGACCACGTGTGAAAACCTGCGCGGCATACCTTCTGCGCAGGTGAACAAAATTGTGCGCGTTTACAACGGTTCGGCGCCAATCGTTAGGATTGTGGACAATCTTCCGCAGGCGGCGGAGCTTCGATTGTTGTTTGTCGGACGACTTGCGGAGATCAAGGATCTTCCTACTTTGCTGAGAGCCGTTGCTATCGCTCGTAAACGGGTCCCTGGTCTGCGACTGTCTATTGTGGGCGACGGCCCCGCGCGAAAGGGCTTGGAACAATTTACCCGTGATCTTGCGATCGACGACTGTGTCACGTTCTGGGGGCAACATCTCGACACGGCACGCTTCTTTTCCGAAGCGGATGTGTTTGCCATGTCTTCTGTATCGGAGGGCTTGCCGATGTCCATGCTGCAGGCGATGTCTTCCGGAGTTCCAATAGTTGCGACGGATGTCGGAGGGATGGCGGAAGTTGTTCGCTTCTCCGAAGGCGGCTTGTTGAGTCCGGTGAAGGATTCCGCCGCAATGGCCCGATCGATCGAAAGATTCGCCCTGAGCCGGGATCTTCGAAGACAGTGCTCGGAAAAGGCTCGTTTCTGCTATCAGCAGAACTTTACCCTGGAGGCTATGAGCCGCAGCTATATGGAGCTGTATAGGGCATGA